A region from the Triticum urartu cultivar G1812 chromosome 1, Tu2.1, whole genome shotgun sequence genome encodes:
- the LOC125531326 gene encoding glucan endo-1,3-beta-glucosidase 13-like, with protein MALTSHLLVVLLGIAVPLLFFSRAEGGQVGVCYGRMATNLPDPTSVVKLLKKNSITMVRIYDTDPTVLRSLANTGIKVTVELTNEELPSAAADQNFADQWVQNNVKAYYPATQINGVTIGNEVFKEASQLNSQLVPAMKKVQAALARLGLANAVKVTTPIAFDALKMSFPPSEGAFRDDIALSVMSPMVDFLQETGSYLMMNIYPYLAYLSTPGMSIDYLLFRPNAGILDKNSKQTYFSLLDAQLDAVYYAMEKLPSSSLRAGGMRKLTAGGGILEVKLGESHHPTRGHHGVGTTANAQAFTDGLMSKVRGGNSGTTSNRYNRLATSAVGTPHRPNADLDVYIFELFNEDNKPEDEQDFGLFYPNQQPVYQVDFVHGAGPVQPSYCAAKATAGDAALQAALDYACGHGADCSAIQPGKPCYEPNTKLAHASYAFNDYYQKNGQASSACDFSGAATIVNQAPSGRCDPSPSWCVANAAVGAARLQNALDYACGHGADCTDIQPGARCFDPDTKVAHASFAFNDYYQRHGRGAGTCDFAGAATIVRQAPKIGNCVLPSRA; from the exons ATGGCGCTGACGAGTCACCTCCTGGTCGTCCTCCTCGGCATCGCAGTGCCGCTGCTCTTCTTCTCCCGTGCAG AGGGGGGCCAGGTAGGCGTGTGCTATGGGAGGATGGCGACTAACCTGCCTGACCCGACGTCCGTGGTGAAACTGCTCAAGAAGAACAGCATCACCATGGTGAGGATCTACGACACTGACCCGACGGTGCTGCGCTCGCTGGCCAACACCGGCATCAAGGTCACGGTGGAGCTAACCAACGAGGAGCTGCCCTCCGCTGCCGCGGACCAAAATTTCGCTGATCAATGGGTGCAGAACAATGTGAAGGCCTACTACCCGGCCACGCAGATCAACGGCGTGACGATCGGGAACGAGGTCTTCAAAGAGGCTAGTCAGCTCAACTCTCAGCTCGTCCCGGCCATGAAGAAGGTGCAAGCGGCGCTGGCTCGCCTGGGCCTGGCGAACGCCGTGAAGGTGACCACGCCCATCGCGTTCGACGCTCTCAAGATGTCGTTCCCGCCGTCCGAGGGCGCGTTCCGTGACGACATCGCGTTGTCGGTCATGAGCCCCATGGTCGACTTCTTGCAGGAAACCGGGTCGTACCTCATGATGAATATCTACCCGTACCTTGCGTACCTGAGCACTCCCGGCATGTCCATCGACTATCTCTTGTTCCGCCCCAACGCTGGCATTCTtgacaagaatagcaagcaaacGTACTTCAGCCTCCTCGACGCGCAGCTTGACGCTGTGTACTATGCGATGGAGAAGCTGCCGTCCTCCAGCCTGCGTGCTGGAGGGATGAGGAAGCTCACAGCAGGGGGCGGAATACTGGAGGTGAAGCTTGGTGAGAGTCACCACCCAACCAGAGGCCACCATGGCGTGGGAACAACAGCCAACGCCCAAGCATTCACCGATGGTCTCATGAGCAAAGTGCGTGGCGGTAACTCCGGCACCACCTCAAACAGATATAACCGGCTCGCCACCAGTGCTGTCGGCACCCCGCACCGTCCCAACGCCGATCTTGACGTGTACATCTTCGAACTCTTCAACGAGGACAACAAGCCCGAAGACGAGCAGGACTTTGGGTTGTTCTACCCGAACCAGCAGCCCGTGTATCAAGTCGACTTTGTCCATGGTGCCGGCCCCGTGCAACCGAGCTACTGTGCCGCGAAGGCCACGGCCGGGGACGCGGCCTTGCAGGCTGCGCTGGACTACGCGTGCGGCCACGGGGCGGACTGCAGCGCCATCCAGCCAGGCAAGCCCTGCTACGAGCCCAACACCAAGCTCGCGCACGCGTCCTACGCCTTCAACGACTACTACCAGAAGAACGGCCAGGCCAGCAGCGCGTGCGACTTCAGTGGTGCTGCCACCATTGTCAACCAGGCACCATCAG GCCGGTGCGACCCGAGCCCGAGCTGGTGTGTGGCGAACGCGGCGGTGGGCGCCGCGCGGCTGCAGAATGCACTGGACTACGCCTGCGGCCACGGCGCGGACTGCACGGACATCCAACCCGGAGCACGGTGCTTCGATCCCGACACCAAGGTCGCGCATGCGTCTTTCGCGTTCAATGACTATTACCAGCGCCATGGCCGGGGCGCCGGAACGTGCGACTTCGCCGGTGCCGCTACCATTGTCCGGCAGGCACCAA AGATAGGCAACTGCGTGCTGCCGTCAAGGGCCTGA